In Papaver somniferum cultivar HN1 chromosome 1, ASM357369v1, whole genome shotgun sequence, a genomic segment contains:
- the LOC113357510 gene encoding E3 ubiquitin-protein ligase ATL9-like, whose product MVKKNINLTISAGSNSINSVFLLLVLILPYTSAQSDTDKPRQDNTPLFYFLIAFTVFMIISCIHEQRKIRNNIQAGDPAVVPTETPSIGGLDSAVIETFPVFVYSDVKNVNKVHNIKGAILECPVCLSEFGDKDKLRLLPCHHVFHPECIGTWFVSNSTCPYCCRDLKTMVAGSAISAGDAIVDVYEEDEENHSEATVHSETEHGETWVSIPLVQNSEQVINGINPDNEKNLLNAGESTLRSTNGPIGKYPRSHSTGHSSIPIPRDLKNSERFTLRLPDDVRKDILRQKSFNFPPVSGGSSHRVHGGSGGAGSINRRV is encoded by the coding sequence aTGGTCAAGAAGAATATCAACCTTACCATCTCTGCGGGTAGCAACTCCATCAACTCAGTATTCCTACTTCTGGTACTAATACTTCCCTACACTTCTGCACAAAGCGACACTGATAAGCCACGCCAAGATAATACAccccttttttattttttaattgctttTACTGTGTTTATGATCATATCGTGTATTCATGAGCAAAGAAAAATACGTAATAATATCCAGGCCGGTGACCCAGCTGTTGTTCCTACAGAAACACCAAGTATAGGAGGTCTTGATTCTGCAGTCATCGAAACCTTTCCGGTGTTTGTCTACTCTGATGTTAAGAATGTCAACAAGGTTCATAATATTAAAGGAGCAATCCTAGAATGTCCTGTTTGTTTAAGTGAATTTGGGGATAAGGATAAGTTAAGATTGCTACCCTGTCATCATGTTTTTCATCCTGAATGTATTGGTACTTGGTTTGTTTCGAATTCGACTTGTCCTTACTGTTGCCGTGACCTTAAAACTATGGTCGCCGGAAGTGCTATTAGTGCAGGTGATGCTATAGTTGATGTGTACGAAGAAGACGAGGAAAACCATTCTGAAGCGACGGTGCATTCTGAAACAGAGCATGGGGAGACCTGGGTTTCAATTCCTTTGGTACAGAATTCAGAACAAGTGATTAATGGTATCAACCCTGACAATGAGAAGAACCTGTTAAACGCTGGTGAAAGTACACTAAGATCCACAAACGGGCCTATAGGGAAATATCCAAGATCACATTCAACTGGGCATTCATCGATACCGATACCACGAGACCTAAAGAATAGTGAGAGGTTTACATTACGGTTACCAGATGACGTGAGAAAAGATATTTTAAGGCAGAAATCATTTAATTTTCCGCCAGTTTCAGGTGGGAGTAGTCACCGTGTTcacggtggtagtggtggtgcagGAAGTATTAATAGAAGAGTTTAG